One region of Carya illinoinensis cultivar Pawnee chromosome 8, C.illinoinensisPawnee_v1, whole genome shotgun sequence genomic DNA includes:
- the LOC122319351 gene encoding aldehyde oxidase GLOX1-like, producing the protein MARTHVMLSFLAWQLILLSAKPYLSDAAGGSWQLLQKSIGITAMHMQLLNNDRVIIFDRTDFGNSNLTLPGGKCRTVPKDCTAHSAEYSVITNTFRALFVQTDVWCSSGAVMPDGRLIQTGGFNTSGERRVRTFVPCTGCDWTETPNGLAASRWYATNHILPDGRQIIIGGRKQFNYEFYPKSSGAPNLYSLPFLSQTNDPNIENNLYPFVFLNVDGNLFIFANNRSILLDYAANKVVKTYPEIPGGDPRCYPSTGSAVLLPLKNLQATSVEAEVLVCGGAPKGAYTEAKKGNFVEALNTCARIKITDPNPQWVMETMPTARIMGDMTLLPNGNVLIINGASAGAAGWEFGRNPVLNPVIYRPDNKLGSRFELQNLSTIPRMYHSSAILLRDGRVLVGGSNPHSGYVFTNVLYPTELSLEAFYPPYLEAQFSNLRPQIVSPLSQTKLDPGRKLAVRFSVAGALDQNQVSVTVVSPSFTTHSFSMNQRLLVLGAETVTSLGNSTYEVQVTTPAGSGYLAPSGYHLLFVVHQEIPSEGIWVQLQ; encoded by the coding sequence ATGGCACGAACTCACGTGATGCTGTCCTTCCTCGCCTGGCAGCTGATCCTCCTCTCTGCCAAACCTTATCTTAGTGACGCCGCTGGAGGGAGCTGGCAGCTCTTGCAAAAGAGCATCGGCATTACAGCCATGCACATGCAACTCCTCAACAACGATCGCGTCATCATTTTCGACCGCACCGACTTCGGTAATTCGAACCTGACCCTGCCCGGCGGTAAATGCCGAACCGTCCCGAAAGACTGCACTGCTCACTCTGCCGAGTATAGCGTCATCACCAATACCTTCCGAGCACTTTTCGTCCAAACAGACGTTTGGTGCTCCTCTGGGGCAGTCATGCCCGATGGCCGTCTGATCCAAACCGGTGGATTCAACACTAGTGGTGAACGTAGAGTCAGGACATTCGTACCCTGCACCGGCTGTGACTGGACAGAGACACCCAACGGATTAGCAGCTTCGCGATGGTACGCCACTAATCATATTCTTCCCGACGGACGGCAGATTATAATCGGCGGGAGAAAACAGTTCAACTATGAGTTTTATCCTAAGAGCAGTGGTGCACCTAATTTGTATAGTTTGCCATTTCTATCGCAAACCAACGACCCAAACATAGAGAACAATCTGTACCCGTTTGTGTTTCTTAACGTTGACGGGAATTTATTCATCTTCGCAAATAATCGATCTATTTTGCTCGATTATGCCGCCAACAAGGTCGTGAAGACGTACCCGGAAATACCGGGCGGCGATCCGAGGTGTTATCCAAGCACTGGCTCGGCAGTGTTGCTTCCACTCAAGAATCTGCAAGCCACGTCTGTAGAGGCTGAGGTTTTGGTTTGTGGTGGAGCACCAAAAGGGGCCTACACCGAAGCGAAAAAGGGTAACTTCGTGGAAGCTTTGAACACCTGCGCCAGGATCAAAATCACAGATCCAAATCCCCAGTGGGTCATGGAGACCATGCCTACGGCCAGAATCATGGGCGACATGACTCTGCTTCCAAACGGAAACGTCTTGATAATCAACGGTGCATCAGCGGGGGCGGCTGGATGGGAATTCGGTCGAAATCCGGTCTTGAATCCTGTCATTTACCGACCTGATAACAAGTTGGGTTCACGTTTCGAGCTACAAAACCTGAGCACGATACCTCGGATGTATCATTCGTCGGCCATTTTGCTTCGGGATGGTCGAGTACTCGTTGGTGGCAGCAACCCTCATTCGGGTTACGTATTCACCAACGTGCTTTACCCTACAGAACTTAGTTTAGAGGCATTTTATCCTCCTTATTTGGAAGCACAATTCTCAAATTTGCGTCCACAAATTGTATCACCTCTTTCCCAGACCAAACTTGATCCCGGTAGAAAGCTAGCGGTTCGCTTTTCAGTCGCCGGAGCTTTGGATCAAAATCAGGTCTCTGTAACGGTGGTGTCGCCGTCTTTTACCACGCACTCGTTCTCCATGAATCAAAGGTTGCTGGTACTTGGTGCGGAGACGGTGACAAGTCTTGGGAATTCTACGTATGAAGTCCAGGTTACTACACCGGCCGGCTCGGGCTATCTTGCACCCTCAGGATATCATCTTCTCTTTGTGGTTCATCAAGAAATTCCTAGCGAGGGAATTTGGGTCCAACTACAGTGA
- the LOC122274263 gene encoding aldehyde oxidase GLOX1-like has protein sequence MARTHVMLSYLSWQLILFSAKPYLTDAAGGRWQLLQKSIGITAMHMQLLKNDRVIIFDRTDFGNSNLSLPGGKCRTVPKDCTAHSAEYSVITNTFRALFVQTDVWCSSGAVMPDGRLIQTGGFNSGERRVRIFVPCTGCDWTEIPNGLAASRWYATNHILPGGRQIIIGGRKQFNYEFYPKSSGAPNLYSLPFLSQTNDANIENNLYPFVFLNVDGNLFIFANNRAILLDYAANKVVKTYPAIPGGDPRCYPSTGSAVLLPLKNLQATSVEAEVLVCGGAPKGAYTKAKKGNFVEALNTCARIKITDQNPKWVMETMPKARIMGDMTLLPNGNVLIINGASAGTAGWEIGRNPVLNPVIYRPDNKLGSRFELQNPSTIPRMYHSSAILLRDGRVLVGGSNPHSGYVFTNVLYPTELSLEAFYPPYLDAQFSKLRPQIVSPPSQTKLNPGRKLAVRFSVAGALSRNRVSVTVVSPSFTTHSFSMNQRLLVLGAEKVTSLGNSTYEVQVTTPAGSGYLAPSGYYLLFVVHQDIPSEGIWVQLQ, from the coding sequence ATGGCACGAACTCATGTGATGCTTTCCTACCTCTCCTGGCAGCTGATCCTCTTCTCTGCCAAACCTTATCTTACCGACGCCGCTGGCGGGCGCTGGCAGCTCTTGCAAAAGAGCATCGGCATTACAGCCATGCACATGCAACTCCTCAAAAACGACCGCGTTATCATTTTCGACCGCACCGACTTCGGTAATTCGAACCTGTCCCTGCCAGGCGGTAAATGCCGAACCGTCCCGAAAGACTGCACTGCTCACTCTGCCGAGTATAGCGTCATCACCAATACCTTCCGAGCACTTTTCGTCCAAACAGACGTTTGGTGCTCCTCTGGGGCAGTCATGCCCGATGGCCGTCTGATCCAAACCGGTGGATTCAACAGTGGTGAACGTAGAGTCAGGATATTCGTACCCTGCACCGGCTGTGACTGGACAGAGATACCCAACGGATTAGCAGCTTCGCGATGGTACGCCACTAATCATATTCTTCCCGGCGGACGGCAGATTATAATCGGCGGGAGAAAACAGTTCAACTATGAGTTTTATCCTAAGAGCAGTGGCGCACCTAATTTGTATAGTTTGCCATTTCTATCTCAAACCAACGACGCAAACATAGAGAACAATCTGTACCCATTTGTGTTTCTTAACGTTGATGGGAATTTATTCATCTTCGCAAATAATCGAGCTATCTTGCTCGACTATGCCGCCAACAAGGTCGTGAAGACGTACCCGGCAATCCCGGGCGGCGATCCGAGGTGTTATCCGAGCACTGGCTCGGCAGTGTTGCTTCCACTCAAGAATCTGCAAGCCACGTCAGTAGAAGCTGAGGTTTTGGTTTGTGGCGGAGCTCCAAAAGGGGCTTACACCAAAGCCAAAAAGGGTAACTTCGTGGAAGCTTTGAACACCTGCGCCAGGATCAAAATCACCGACCAAAATCCCAAGTGGGTCATGGAGACCATGCCTAAGGCCAGAATCATGGGCGACATGACTCTGCTTCCAAACGGAAACGTCTTGATAATCAACGGCGCATCAGCGGGGACGGCTGGATGGGAAATCGGTCGAAACCCGGTTTTGAATCCTGTCATTTACCGACCTGACAACAAGTTGGGTTCACGTTTCGAGCTACAAAACCCGAGCACGATACCTCGGATGTATCATTCGTCGGCCATTTTGCTTCGGGATGGTCGAGTTCTCGTTGGTGGGAGCAACCCTCATTCGGGTTACGTATTCACCAACGTGCTTTACCCTACCGAACTAAGTTTAGAAGCATTTTATCCTCCATATTTGGACGCACAATTCTCTAAATTGCGTCCACAAATTGTATCACCCCCGTCCCAGACCAAACTTAACCCTGGCAGAAAGCTAGCGGTTCGCTTTTCAGTCGCCGGAGCTCTGTCTCGAAATCGGGTCTCTGTGACGGTGGTGTCGCCTTCTTTTACCACGCACTCGTTCTCCATGAATCAAAGGTTGCTGGTACTTGGTGCGGAGAAGGTGACAAGTCTTGGGAATTCTACGTATGAAGTCCAGGTTACTACACCGGCCGGCTCGGGCTATCTTGCACCATCCGGATATTATCTTCTCTTTGTGGTTCATCAAGATATTCCTAGCGAGGGAATTTGGGTCCAACTACAGTGA